CGGAGGCTTGGGCGCCGCCGTCGACAAGTCCAACACTCGCACTGCCTTTTATATCGGCAGCGACAGGAGGCTCTACGAGGTCGCCAGCATCAACTTTATCTGGCAAAACATGCCCAACCAGACCGCAGCGGCGTGGCCTTTGGCTGACGACGCAAACGCCGAGCTGGCCGTCACTTACAACCAGGCTACTAGCGAGGCTTGGGTTTACTACGTTTCAAACAGCAGCCTCATCCAGGCCTACCGAGGCTCCGACGGCACATGGAGCAATCACACGGTGCTACCAACCTCGACCGGTTCTACTGGAGGCGGTTCCGGCAGCGACGGCGACGGTTCCGGATCCGGAGACGACAACAGCAAGGCACCCAGCTCCGGACTTTCCGGGGGAGCCAAGGccggcatcggcatcggcgtcAGCGTTGGAGCCATCGGCGTCGGTCTGCTCggcctcctcttcttcctccgccGCCGGAAACAGCGAGcggccgccatggccgccgAGGCGGACAAGGAGCAACCGCCCATCAACTTGGGTCAATACCACTCTCCCAGCGAGCAGGCTTTGTATTACATGGCTGACGGAAGCGTAGCACCGGCATACACCCCGCAGACGCCGTACGACTCACCGGACGCCGTGAAGAAGGCCACGCCCGACATGAACATGCACCCGGCCAACATGGCCTCGCCgctggtggagatggagcagccGCCGACGATTTATGAGTTGCCGCCGACGAATTTTAGTTATGAACTTCCTGCGGAGACTGTGGAGCGCAGGTGACTCTTGGGGAACGGCGCTGATGGCCGACAGTAAGAGAAAATTCTGTGTAACGAACGCTCTTATTATCATTTTTTTTATGTggttcctcttttttttgtttatatatacatataccTCTCTTGTGTAAAGATCTCTCTTTATTAGAGCAACACGATTTTGAATAAGCACTAgcgatttttttcttttcatttttacACTCGACAATTTTTATAATGTGTTTTGCTGTAATGGCTTGGATGTTGAAGGGAGGGGAGATGTGAGATGCGTGgttcgtcttcatcaacgaGGGGGATAATTTAAGAATAGCAATGACTATTTTACTTCTGAACATTGAATCATTACACATTGATATATATGTATGGATACGAATATATACAGCAATTCCCGTTGAGTCTTTGGGTATATACACATTTTCTCTGCCCGTTTATTTGACAGCAGCCGCAAACGCAGCGGCCTTTTGTCCACCGAGCTCGAGGTAAAAAGCAGTGTCGGCAAAGGTGTTGTCGTAGCCCACGAACTTTTCGTTGGTGGGGAGCTGGTTGTTTTTCAAGCATGGCAGGCTTTGGGTACCTATTTGGAtaacacacacaaacacgttagaagctgaagatgtaGGTATGGGGATGATGGGACTCACCTTCGTTGATTTCGTCAAACATGGCGTTGAACGCAAACAGGGGCTTGACTGCCAGGCCAGTGATTGCGTCGGCTTGCATCGAGTAGAAGGAGCCGTTGAAGCGGGGGAAGTAGTCAAAGTTTGCGGGGGTGTTGACGCCGTTGAGGTGGTAGGCTGAGGTGCCGGGCCAGATGAGGGGGGCGTGGTCGATGCCGAGGGATTGGAGGGTTCTAGGGAGGAGGATTGAGTTAGAAGGTTTGCGAGTAGAAGAGAACGGCAAACAAAGAACGAGACAGCACTTACTGAGAGTCGGGAATCTGAGTCGTCGTGTGGTATCCCTTCAAGTAACCACCGTTGCTAAAACTTCCCACAGTCCAAGGGCTAATCAAGTTGGCCGCCTTGTACGCCGACGCAAAGCCCGTGTTTGCCCTCACATCCGTGCCAAAGTTGGCGGGCACGCCAAAGCCAACATACGCGCCGGCGTTCTTGAGCTGTGTGGCAATGTTTGCGCCGTCGGTGACGTTAATGGCGACGGTGGGGAAGCCCACGCCAAACACCATGACGGCGGGCTTGCCGTTGTGGTGGATGTAGGCGGACGAGGTGGTGTAGGGCTTGATCTTGGAGTTGTAGTCGGCGAGGATCGTAGATGCGACGCTGGCGGAGGCGGAGTTTCCGCCTGAGGCGTCGTATTCGACCATGAAGCCTCGGCCGTAtttgacggcggcggcttcgACTTGGTTGAGGATCTGGGGGTTGGTGAATGCGTTAGTTGGTGCTGGAGTCTCTTGTCTTTTGCAACTCCGTGTAGATGGGGGCGAAACTGACTGTGATGAAAGAGGCATCGGTGAGATGACTGAGGAATCGTTGTACAATGATTCCGTCAATTCCATACTGCTGCATCCACTTAAAGTGCAAGTCGACAACTCCCTGGCAAGTGTTGTCGTAGAGTTGCACCGGTTGGCCATTGGGTGCTGTCAAAGTTGACGTGAAGAGGCAGTTGGCCGGATACTGGCTGACATCGGGCACAAACTCGAATTCAACTAGATTCACTCGTGTCAGCAACAATTCTTCAACCTGAACAATATCTATTTTAAGCATTGTTTCAAAGAGCAAGTTCAAACATACCATTGCCAGGTCCTGGAGTTCCGCCGTTGGGAGACCAGTGGTTGTTAACACCGGATGCTGGCTTGCGGAACCAGCCTTGATAGCCGTACAGCCACTTGCCCTTCAACGTCGATGTAtcaactgctgctgctctggcATACTCTTGATGAACCTTTGCGTGTCCCTCATGGCCGTGGGCTACTGCCGTtgaggctgcagcagccagcaACAATCCAGACAAAGTAGCACGCATTGGAAGAGCCGTCTCTTTACAAAACTTGACAAAAAACAGTCCTTTCTTaacaaacaaataaagaACCGGCAGATACTCACGGCTCCAGCTTCGGCATTTGAGTCTGGGGGCGGGTCTTAAATATCTCCATTGGCAATTCTCCTCATACGGAGTATATCGTTATGAGTAATCTGATGCTTAAAAGTGCCGGTGAGCGCCGTTGTTTGGGCGTCGTCAGGATAGCGCGGCACCAACGATgcgagagaaaaaggcccGATGCAACCACACGGATAACCCCTGTAAACAGAAACAAAGGggaaacaaaacaccaaaactcGAGCCAAACCACACAAAGTCGACCACGTTCTCGGTGGATGTCGGCATTACTTTCTTACTTGTTGTCTCGAAAAGGAGATTGGTGTATGCCTATCCTGGTGGCAATCATATGCGTGTAACATGTAGTTTATATGTAATCGGATGGAGAGTGCCGGCGGGAGTGTCTTTGGTGTGCTTTTCCGTCGGATGAAGAGGTTTCAGTTACGTGGTTAAGCTTATAACGCCACAATTCCGACGGGTGCTGTCAAAAGCATCGAGTATTTAGTATTTAGGAACTCTATCTGGCCAAATTGGAGGATTCAGAATTACTGATTCAATTGATTCGGTATATTGACGCAATCAACTCAAGGTAGAGCGACTTCCGCTGAATGACATGCTTTATTTGTCTTACCATGCACGCAACCAAGGCCCCAACTCAAACCGAGGTTTCTGTATCGTACCATCACATAGTAGCGGTCAGAATAACTAAACAATTCATTAAATAGGCAGCTTACTCTCAGGAATTAGACACAGTGAGCGGGTTTCTATTGTATGTGGAGTAAATGTTTTGTCGGGTTTGCCCGCTAGAGCTGACTAGTTGCCAAGGTGAAAGAGGAAGCTCCGTAAGAACGAGAGCCACTCCCTGTTGAAGATCGGATCATATAGGCGTTAGGATAGGTTGATGAGACTATAGCTCAGGATAGTCGGGTTAAAAGACGGGCGCTGTTGTGGCTGTTGACATAGTTCGGGATTAACTGACAGCGGCCCCGTTCGGGATTTCGGTTCTGCTAGGGGGCGATCATACAACGTAACATGTCACTATATCGGTGCCGGAGACTAGTCGACTTAGGTAAAACCCTTGAAAACGACTGTCCCTCATATTTTGTTATAAAAGAGTGCAGTTCCATGCTGAGTTGACTCGAAAGATGGTTCGCAATGCTCTTCACTTGAGCGGTGTTGCTTCCCTGGTCAAGGCGATTATGACAACTACCTGGTCTGCTGAAGCTTGGCAGATCTGATCTACCTACGACCTAGAAGCAGATCATTAAGATGTGAATAGTAATCATCTTCTTTTAAGAGCCCAGCGGAAGGATTTGCCAAGTAACCTCGGATCGCGGGGTATTACCACCCTACCGTGTACAGAACAGGCTAGGTTTGTGAAGATGTTATCGAAATGTAGTAAAAGCGTCGGGTGCTGAATGAATGGCTTCTTTCGGATATTTAGATCTGTTGGGAATGCAAGGGACCCGGTGCTTATCTGGGGAAACTAAGCCATGGCGGTGCTCAAATCTGATCCCATGACTCGCATATCTGATTCATCGAAGCGCACAAACCATCTACTGGCTTTACCGATACTCCTAAAAGAGGTGGATGGTTCAGCCAGGATCCCTGCTCaatacctatatatataggCTGATGGTGATTTCAGTTGTAGATGGTATTTGTGATAAATTGCACCATAATCCTCAGCAATCCTCCACAACGCTCATCTTGATCTACCCAGTATATCACGGAACGTATTGTCCTCCCGCAACTATGTAGAGTTCGAGGCAGCCGAGCTCGCATCTGAATTGAgaatggcaatctcctccaaccaAATAACCTTGCCGTCGCCATTCACCTCGCCCATAAGCATCGCCTCCGCATTAGTCTCCGTACCATCTTTTCCGTGTCCATACGCAGAGTGTCTTTCAGAAAACAAGTTTCCATCTCGCAAAAGGTAATGGGATTTGATGTCAACAGACGTTGTCCTGGCGCGGATGGCTTTTATGTACGGGATAAACTCGTCCCATGTCATCCGGTTCATGTTCACGGTaatgatggcttctttgacgTAGATGTTGAGGATCATTTCTTCGAGTGAGGTGTCGGGGCTATTGAAGGCCGCTTCGAGGGCTGCGGAGAAAGACTCTTTGCTGGAGAGGGGCCTGACAGTAGACATGGTGACTATATTGGTCTGTAATACAGAGTCAGATGAGAGTCTCTAGGTTAAGTTGTTGAGTTGTCGCCTTGGGCTAAATTGAATGGATGATCTCTCTGGAATTTCGATGCGAAGTTACCCTTCCTACCTGTATGTGGATCTCAACGGCAGTGGTGAATAGCTTACCGCAGAGTGAATATTCCAAAAGGATTGAAATGCCGTTTATGAGAGGTTTAGAGAAAAATTGCCTTCCCCGCGTCATGCTTGTCTCAATGTGATCTTATGTGAATCTCATCCACACTCTCAGCTTACGTGCTTACTCACATAACACAGTGGTTGTTATTTTTAGCTAACAAATTGAAGTAAACTATGATCATTAGTCATGAAGCTTGTGCTGCCTGTAGAAACCCACTAAATCATGGATGTGATGTTGAGATAAAGTTTGGGATTGAGTTTGGGTTGTCTCTAGATCGGTTGAGTCCATTGGCTGGCAACTGCGTACGACTCTACAGAGCTGCGATGCATTAGTCAAGAGGATGGGCGGTGGGTTATTTTTGCAAGGGTTCGGAAAAGAATCATTTGCCAGTGTTGACTAAACGCGTTGTATTTATTATCTCACTCTTCTAGTTCTGGATGAATCCTAGTACCATTATACCGCCTTGACCGAGCACAAATAGAATGAGAATCGGAGTGTATATAAGTAACATGCGGTGCATCAAGAACTTATGGGAGTTGCAAGTCTCCCTTGGTCACCAGCTCCGAAATACGAAGAATGTAGTTTCCATATCTCTTGGGGTATGCCTTCTGGACGGCCGCCTCCAACTCCTGCCAAGTGGTGGTTTCTGCATTGAGCTTTGTCCACGTGCGGATGTAATCCTGGGTAGCCTTCAAGTGCTCCAACCCAAAGTCGTCCGTGGATTGACGGTGAGATGGCACGACAACCTTGGGATGAAGCTTGGCTATCTGGTCAATGGCATCTATCCAGTTCTGACGGAGCTCAGGTGTTGTGTTTTCAGCGAGGTACTGGTAAATATTTCCGTAAAGAACGTCTCCTCCAACAACTAGCTCCAGAGAGGGTACATGAAGAACGGTGGATGAGGCAGTATCACCACCAACGACTTCAACAGCGCGGAACTCGTGGCCGTCTACTGTAAAGCAATCTTGACCTTCTGGGAAGACGTGGACTTTGGGGTTGGGCTTTGGGCTTTCTCCCAGCTCAGGAAATGTAGGAACCCACAGGCCGTCCCAAATTGCTGGAGCAAGCTGTTCTAGCATGTGCTCATAAGTGCCCTGAGTTGCGCGGATGGAGGCATCTGGGAAGTGCTCCTGGATAGCTTCCGCGGCGAAAAAGTGATCGCCATGGCCGTGAGTGATGTAAATGGTGCTCAGCTTTCGGTGTTCGATGATTTCAGCAATCCAAGTCGCAACTGGCTCGGCTCGAGACCTAACTGCGGGAGCATCAACGAGCACCGCTTCGTTTTGCGTAGTGATCAAGGTGAATGTAGTagggttgaagatgacgggATCTGTAAAGTTTTGTCCAGCGAAAACGGCTGGCACGGGAGAGTCCCAGTATGTGTAGGCCTGGATGTTGTGTCCATGGGCAATTGGGATATGGGGAGACATGGTGGATCAAGTGTAATTTCTTTATCGAATTGATCAATTGAGTACATAGATTGAATTAACACTCAAAAATCAGCGGCTCTGGCAAAGCATTTATGTCTGATGCGGCTTGACACTTATCTAAGCCGAGAGGCGGCAAGTTCCGTAGCTGAAGGGTTGCCAGATCGAGGAGGACATTAGTGATAATTACGCCATGCCTGTAGCTGCACCAAAATGGTGTCCACCATTGCCCCAATTGAGTAACACACGGATCAGGCCCTGTATACTCGTATGCGCTGGGCGTATTGTCCGCTAATCACCGAAATGCTACGGTAGAGCGCGGACTTTTGCGGATGTTTTGCGGAACTTTGCTTGGGAGTTGTATGGAATTATTCTAGTGTTAGTAAACAACATTTATAATCAGCTCAGATCTACATGGGGTTTTCTCATGTTCACCGAGTTTGGGGATGGTGTAATACTCTTGACCGAGGTTAATTATAGAGATGTAATCAACGATTTGTTGAGGACTCCAAGCCGTAGCTTATCAACAGATATCCAAGTGATGGATGTATTACTCATGAAATTACCTTTTAGTCAGAGGATGGGCCAAGAAACTGCATTTCTAAGAGCGCTATGCTTAGGATGTCATCTACAACCTGTTTCAACAAATAAAATGACTATTGAACTCGTACTTATAGGAAGAAGACAGTTCAAGGTTGCTTTTATAACTTGATAGCCATTGCGGGATCAAATACATGCGGGTCTCGTTTAGTCTTGCTCTTCACCTTTTCCTTTGGAAAAACATATCCCCACTGGTTTGCCAATAGTCTAATACCCTTATACTGGAAATCCGTAGAATAGTGCGTATGGCCGAAGATCCAGCAAGTGACATTACCCCAGTTTCCCTTGGTTACAAGATCGGTCGCAAACGCAGGTGTCCATGGGCTATTGGTATCCGCCGGCTTGGACGTGCCTTGTAAACACGGTGCGTGATGCGTCACGATGACAATTTGCCTGGAATTATCTTGGTCCTGTGTTGCCAATTGCGCAACTTCTTTGCGAAGCCATTCAGCTTCCTCAATGTGAATCTGACTATGTTTCAGCGTAGTCCATCcgattatttttttttaaagtcGTTGATCTTTGTTTCAATCATAGTGGCAGCCTCTTCCGGTATAGCTGACCAAAGCGTGCAGCCCAGAATCGTGAGATTGGAATCTGGGTCATCCCAGCGAGACTTGTTCAAAAGTACAACAAAGTCTTTGAGAGACGGCTCTTCTGAGAGGCGCTGCGCCATACCCACTCCTGAATCATAGTCGAGTTCATAAATTCGTGGTTTCCCAACACTAGAAACACCTTTTTATATCGAGAGGCTTGCATTTCGAGGAACGCTTTGTAGTTGCCGTAGTCAACCAGTCTCCCGATATCGCCAGCCAGTAGAAGAAATGGTGCAGTCACCGGGAAGGTATATGACATATATTGTTGGCCTATCTCGAGATGCAAATCGGACAGGATCTGTATCCGAATCTGTGGCTGGCGTATCTTTCGTATTAAAGTCTTTAGTAATTGTGGCATTTTCTCGGAGAGAAGTGGTGGATGGCTGCCAAACGTCAACTCCCTTCGTTTGTGTGCAAGACGATTTTGTCCTACAGAAGATCATGTGATGTAAACGGGTTGGCAGAGCAACAAGATTCAAGACACTTAATAAGAGCTTGTTTACGGTATAATATCGATTGTAGTAAGCCGAGATCATTAGTTTCCCGTTCCCAAGCCGTAGTCACAGTATAAAACCCCAAGATGTTGGATGCTTATGGAAGCtgacaaagacaaaaagtgGATATTGCTATATCGACTTATTCTAATAACGAAGAGGCCGAGTGGCTGCAAACAGATTGGATTGGCCGCAGCCACCTGAGGTCTCTTTTACCAATACCGCGTGCATGGCACTCCAGACCCGTGGACAGTTTGATCTGATAGATCTTGAATTTGCTCTGGATACTCATGGATGGGGCCTTGAGTTATCATATACCAGTTTACTGAATACTCTCTGTAACGTGCAAATGAGAAGCAATACACTCTCCAACCCACAAACCTTCTCAAGGAGTACTATTAACTCAGTTGCAATGAAGTAATGGGCTAAACCTGGGTTTGCTTGAGTTGAGAAGTAGCTTCAGGTATGTATAAGACTGGGGAGATAATGAGGCCCTCTTTCTTTAGATTCTAGAACAAAGGTTTACAGTCTTATTCTACGAGTGGCAATTGAGAGAAGAGCCCATGTGATCTCCCGGCTGGCAACTCAACGCATAACAACTTGCATATTTTCGATATGCGATGTTATTAGAGAGCTTGTCTGTCTACTCATGCCAGTAACCAAGTTTTTCGATAGCCTCATGGACCACCAGGTCCATGGTGATCTCGATCCATATCTCTTTCAACAGTGAGCCGCCTTCACCACCCTCCTCTTCAGGATAGACTTAAACTTCCGCATATCACTGGTCATGCCAATGCCAGTGATACGCTGCCGAAACTGTTCATGTGTAGCTGTGCAGTTTTAGTAGGCACATCCACAAGGGCCTAGGAGCACTTGGAACCGCCGCTCTTAGTTTCACCCTTCTGTATCAAGTGCCCAAACGTGACTTTTCGGTAGGGTATATAGGGGTAGAGTGAGCCCCTCGTTGAAATCCA
This genomic stretch from Trichoderma breve strain T069 chromosome 1, whole genome shotgun sequence harbors:
- a CDS encoding metallo-beta-lactamase superfamily domain-containing protein, with protein sequence MSPHIPIAHGHNIQAYTYWDSPVPAVFAGQNFTDPVIFNPTTFTLITTQNEAVLVDAPAVRSRAEPVATWIAEIIEHRKLSTIYITHGHGDHFFAAEAIQEHFPDASIRATQGTYEHMLEQLAPAIWDGLWVPTFPELGESPKPNPKVHVFPEGQDCFTVDGHEFRAVEVVGGDTASSTVLHYLAENTTPELRQNWIDAIDQIAKLHPKVVVPSHRQSTDDFGLEHLKATQDYIRTWTKLNAETTTWQELEAAVQKAYPKRYGNYILRISELVTKGDLQLP
- a CDS encoding calcineurin-like phosphoesterase domain-containing protein; this translates as MPQLLKTLIRKIRQPQIRIQILSDLHLEIGQQYMSYTFPVTAPFLLLAGDIGRLVDYGNYKAFLEMQASRYKKVFLVLGNHEFMNSTMIQEWSRWDDPDSNLTILGCTLCQIHIEEAEWLRKEVAQLATQDQDNSRQIVIVTHHAPCLQGTSKPADTNSPWTPAFATDLVTKGNWGNVTCWIFGHTHYSTDFQYKGIRLLANQWGYVFPKEKVKSKTKRDPHVFDPAMAIKL